Proteins encoded together in one Impatiens glandulifera chromosome 1, dImpGla2.1, whole genome shotgun sequence window:
- the LOC124927264 gene encoding uncharacterized protein LOC124927264 → MAHNEKPLMLESEEFADWKIQMYLHLITMDDEIMTILKEGPIKIEKEKSEWTAKDRRRNNLDNHCMRHIFKSLDRNTFGKVRECKTGKEVWEKLIQLFEGSEQIKENQKEQKALMAAESKGKLADSVSDDSLSRDSDHKVDTCFTAKKESEVFDLSFDDFTRDDLIVALNDMVIKYRKLSESLNQTISKSKSRQKFGRDIIASGQPIADGHIT, encoded by the exons ATGGCTCACAACGAGAAGCCTCTTATGCTGGAAAGTGAGGAATTTGCCGATTGGAAGattcagatgtatctacatctgattaccaTGGATGATGAAATTATGACAATCCTTAAagaaggtccgataaagatcGAGAAAGAGAAAAGTGAATGGACAGCtaaagataggagaagaaacaacctagacaaccattgcatgagacatatcTTCAAATCTTTAGACAGAAACACGTTTGGGAAAGTTAGAGAATGCAAAACGGGAAAAGAAGTGTGGGaaaagttgatccaactgtttGAAGGTAGTGaacaaataaaggagaaccagaaagagCAGAAGGCTCTAATGGCTGCTGAAAGCAAGGGCAAATTGGCCGATAGCGTTTCGGACGACTCATTATCTAGGGACAGTGATCATAAAGTTGATACCTGCTTCACGGctaagaaagaatctgaggtatttgatctctCCTTTGATGATTTTACCCGAGATGATCTAAttgttgcactcaatgacatggtcattaagtacaGAAAACTGTCGGAATCccttaatcaaactatttcaaaaa gtaaatcaagacaaaagTTTGGAAGAGACATCATTGCATCCGGACAGCCGATTGCTGACGGACACATTACATGA